The Tenebrio molitor chromosome 5, icTenMoli1.1, whole genome shotgun sequence genome has a segment encoding these proteins:
- the Als2 gene encoding alsin isoform X1, producing the protein MTNNLRLWNLTKNIEVRTEIQESITKISNIENHLYIQTSSNSLYHGTVQTSENVSYLELDCCEEWKPIDIDCCKDSLYVVDVEGCVFRCTKNLEKCSEICLLEDYHCSRGHTGTKCKMKVNKIAIGEYGQLFVTESGHLWAMGYMPQIGINSETPKKVNFFNGRLVHSVNVGNDFAIAIVSKQTKNDDTDSDEEDVFVSNCPQCLSASQLTSPASQTSISEMCPLGMKLQGSYDIETTSTSSKNDSSVSSNDRKLHHSDDDDDEEKSDTQKVEKNIIFRNTEAAKEFLTRQISRMSSAGEEYLVECTEKPTRIIKENMTNVASFVYEGVKTVGDKVVTLSRHVSGSSDCNSIVENIPEISIPRTVSRDDGVCSLSQCTSEKDVTEGELKDRVGTIVRTGSALINCEVWTWGNIIHGQLDRRQDFDLVPNDCLNVNPIRQFFHKFVGTRYECESATAKGIGDIIKRERPMIITKLSNIGVRKVSVQNYHAAVLTLDGRAYIWGRNDHNQVTMDSNVDQSSPKLYNTNKEERVKDVVCGEYYTALLTNNLNLVYFGKETDKCVDLYSSDTQNNSNDNRIALFRNLLSSLQYTLLNVGDSVDNFFASFLLEEQKFLEEMLVVQAVIVKPLQKKNVNSSNEALYEDLCKTYTELLYLWAANAHSLLEYTNGLISLCDIIVFRYFEEFIFVYKNYISTVFNVISVDGFQNISKLIEISPTLYKQRPDSFTKKEKNNEEHIISTYLLAPLDRLDSYTVTIQNFSKQNADQRCRDIATKWAEFVEEELQKRQQAETTREFWLNSGKAVDYLKSADRRLLRDSHKYPIHLHNASRFSSHWFVLFSDLFVHMNGSTSHLHNLTTIWIEPQQDETSQQYQICLKMPEETLILYTNEAEAKIDWFHALQNAIKTAMNKSEALQPPTVRNGSYVFVKNSGFFKDATYTGRWLNGKMHGNGKLQWNDGKVYTGQFSNNQLSGYGVIEIPNVGIYDGQWKDNQQNGFGVFTYSNTDVYKGHFKDGQPHGHGFLRKGNFMANAASFYIGDWVSGMKNGYGVMDDIVNGEKYIGSWLDNKKHGNGLIVTSDGIYYEGIFNQDVLTGQGVMILEDGTHYEGEFRGTGVLYGKGTLTLPSGHTIDGNLSGSWTEGIKISNGTFARSSEKALPKTFKEFCTPVHQKWKALFKQCHQVLGIPDAGVKNGAKALDTQKIWQNVAVYLSNTSTMKKAKSSGSKFQNSLNHLDIIPPFGREKLDMGTYLEVKSYLSKAFESNFHPLGSLLTDLSEAYTTTYGGRAHPLLLGHAIAELHHICKRLYEIVRFLFPALPTYDKECLVENDNTEEIVNYQSLLYPLILPKVHHPLFTLFTLKNEQQERQYKRTLMEWNKQSDRGLMTFLSVDQKFFKREEQLQYPMSPSPHVFEDAIETLQQLKSTFSPTEKLLVIRQTVEKMTPVAQELLGENYVWNMDDLFPIFLFVVVRARIPDLGSELDFVDNFMDPSLESGELGIMYTTLKASYQQILQEKVSSY; encoded by the exons ATGACAAACAACCTTCGTTTATGGAACCTGACGAAAAACATTGAAGTAAGGACAGAAATCCAAGAGAGCATCACCAAGATAAGCAATATAGAAAACCACCTGTACATCCAAACATCCAGCAATTCTTTATATCATGGAACCGTACAAACCAGCGAAAACGTATCATATCTAGAGTTAGACTGTTGCGAGGAATGGAAGCCCATAGATATAGATTGCTGTAAAGATAGTTTATATGTTGTAGACGTAGAGGGATGTGTGTTTAGGTGCACAAAAAATCTAGAGAAATGTAGCGAGATCTGTTTGCTAGAAGACTACCACTGTTCCCGAGGGCACACGGGGACCAAATGTAAAATGAAAGtcaataaaattgcaataGGAGAGTACGGTCAgctttttgtgacagaatctGGCCACTTGTGGGCGATGGGGTACATGCCCCAGATCGGGATCAACAGCGAGACACCCAAGAAAGTGAACTTTTTCAATGGGAGACTTGTGCACAGCGTGAACGTGGGCAACGACTTCGCCATCGCCATCGTGAGCAAACAGACAAAGAACGACGACACCGACAGCGACGAAGAAGACGTCTTCGTGTCGAACTGCCCCCAGTGCTTGTCCGCCTCCCAGCTGACTTCCCCGGCGTCCCAAACCTCCATCTCCGAAATGTGTCCCCTCGGGATGAAATTACAAG GGAGCTACGATATCGAAACGACCTCTACCAGCAGCAAGAACGACAGCAGCGTCAGCTCGAACGACCGGAAGCTCCACCACagcgacgacgacgacgacgaggaGAAATCGGACACGCAGAAGGTAGAGAAGAACATAATCTTCCGCAACACGGAGGCCGCCAAGGAGTTCCTCACCAGGCAGATATCGCGCATGTCGTCGGCCGGCGAAGAGTACCTCGTCGAGTGCACCGAGAAGCCCACCAGGATCATCAAGGAAAACATGACGAACGTGGCGAGCTTCGTCTACGAGGGGGTCAAGACCGTCGGCGACAAGGTGGTGACGCTGTCGCGACACGTCAGCGGCAGCTCCGACTGCAACAGCATCGTCGAGAACATCCCCGAGATCAGCATCCCGAGGACGGTCTCCAGGGACGACGGCGTCTGCTCGCTCAGCCAGTGTACCTCGGAAAAGGACGTAACGGAGGGCGAGCTCAAGGACAGAGTCGGCACCATCGTCAGGACCGGCTCCGCACTGATCAACTGCGAGGTGTGGACCTGGGGCAACATCATACACGGCCAGCTAG ATCGTCGACAAGATTTTGACCTCGTACCGAACGATTGTTTAAACGTTAATCCGATTCggcaattttttcataaatttgttGGGACACGGTACGAGTGCGAGTCGGCCACGGCAAAAG GCATCGGCGACATAATAAAGCGCGAACGTCCCATGATAATAACCAAACTGTCGAACATAGGTGTCCGGAAGGTTTCGGTGCAGAACTACCACGCGGCGGTGCTCACCTTGGACGGGAGGGCGTACATCTGGGGACGGAACGACCACAACCAGGTGACCATGGACAGCAACGTCGACCAGAGCTCCCCCAAACTCTACAACACCAACAAAGAGGAAAGAGTGAAGGACGTGGTGTGCGGCGAGTACTACACCGCCCTGCTCACCAACAACCTCAACCTGGTCTACTTCGGTAAAGAGACCGACAAGTGCGTCGACTTGTACTCCAGTGATACTCAGAATAACTCCAACGACAACAGAATCGCTCTATTTCGCAACCTGTTGTCCAGCCTGCAGTACACCTTGTTGAACGTGGGCGACTCCGTCGACAACTTCTTCGCCAGTTTTCTCCTCGAAGAGCAGAAGTTTCTCGAGGAGATGTTGGTGGTGCAGGCCGTCATCGTCAAGCCTCTGCAGAAGAAGAACGTCAACAGTTCCAACGAGGCCCTGTACGAGGACTTGTGCAAGACTTACACGGAACTGTTGTACTTGTGGGCGGCGAACGCGCACTCGCTGCTCGAGTACACCAACGGACTGATCTCCCTTTGTGATATTATCGTCTTTAGATACTTCGAGGAGTTTATTTTCGTTTACAAGAACTATATCAGCACTGTATTCAACGTGATCAGCGTCGACGGTTTCCAGAACATATCAAAACTAATCGAAATATCACCGACTCTGTACAAGCAGAGGCCGGACAGCTTCACCAAGAAGGAGAAGAACAACGAGGAGCACATAATCTCGACGTATCTTCTGGCTCCTCTGGATCGCCTCGACAGCTACACCGTCACCATCCAGAACTTCAGCAAGCAGAACGCGGACCAGAGGTGCCGTGACATCGCCACCAAGTGGGCGGAGTTCGTCGAGGAGGAGCTCCAGAAGCGGCAACAAGCCGAGACGACCAGAGAGTTCTGGCTCAACTCGGGCAAAGCCGTCGACTATCTGAAATCGGCGGATCGCCGCCTCCTCAGGGACAGTCACAAGTACCCCATCCATTTGCACAACGCCAGTCGCTTCTCCTCGCATTGGTTCGTTCTCTTCTCCGACCTGTTCGTCCACATGAACGGCTCCACTTCGCACCTCCACAACCTCACCACCATATGGATCGAGCCGCAACAAGACGAGACATCTCAGCAGTACCAGATTTGTCTCAAGATGCCCGAAGAGACGCTCATACTGTACACCAACGAGGCCGAGGCGAAGATCGACTGGTTCCACGCCCTACAGAACGCGATCAAGACGGCGATGAACAAAAGCGAAGCGCTGCAACCTCCGACCGTCAGGAACGGAAGTTACGTCTTCGTCAAGAACAGCGGGTTCTTCAAGGACGCCACCTACACCGGAAGGTGGTTGAACGGGAAGATGCATGGGAACGGGAAGTTGCAATGGAACGACGGGAAGGTCTACACCGGACAGTTCAGCAACAATCAGTTGTCAGGTTACGGGGTCATAGAGATTCCCAACGTTG GAATATACGACGGGCAGTGGAAGGACAACCAGCAGAACGGTTTCGGAGTGTTCACCTATTCGAATACGGACGTCTACAAGGGTCACTTCAAAGACGGACAACCCCACGGGCATGGGTTTCTGCGCAAGGGGAATTTCATGGCCAACGCGGCATCCTTCTACATTGGAGATTGGGTGTCGGGGATGAAAAACGGGTACGGAGTCATGGACGACATCGTCAACGGGGAGAAGTACATCGGGAGTTGGTTGGACAACAAGAAACATGGGAACGGGTTGATCGTCACCTCTGATGGGATCTACTACGAAGGCATCTTCAACCAAGACGTCCTCACT GGTCAAGGGGTGATGATCCTGGAGGACGGCACCCATTACGAAGGGGAATTCCGCGGGACGGGCGTCCTCTACGGCAAGGGAACTCTGACGCTCCCATCGGGCCACACGATCGATGGCAACTTGAGCGGTTCCTGGACCGAAGGGATCAAAATCTCGAACGGAACTTTCGCCCGGAGCTCGGAAAAAGCCCTCCCCAAGACGTTCAAAGAGTTCTGCACTCCCGTCCACCAGAAATGGAAAGCCCTGTTCAAGCAGTGCCACCAAGTGTTGGGCATTCCGGACGCCGGAGTGAAGAACGGAGCGAAGGCGTTGGACACGCAGAAGATCTGGCAGAACGTGGCGGTATACCTGTCCAACACCAGTACTATGAAGAAGGCGAAGAGCAGCGGTAGCAAGTTTCAAAACTCGCTCAACCACCTCGACATAATACCGCCGTTCGGACGCGAGAAGTTAGACATGGGGACTTATCTGGAAGTGAAGAGTTATCTGTCCAAG GCGTTCGAGAGCAACTTCCATCCGTTGGGCTCGCTCCTGACCGACCTGTCCGAAGCCTACACCACCACGTACGGGGGGCGAGCCCACCCGCTGCTGCTCGGCCACGCCATCGCCGAACTGCACCACATCTGCAAACGCCTCTACGAGATCGTCCGATTTTTATTCCCGGCGCTTCCCACCTACGACAAGGAGTGCCTCGTCGAAAACGACAACACCGAAGAGATCGTCAACTACCAGTCGCTCCTCTACCCGCTCATCCTGCCCAAAGTCCACCACCCTCTCTTCACCCTCTTCACCCTGAAGAACGAACAACAAGAACGACAATACAAGCGGACGTTGATGGAGTGGAACAAGCAGTCGGACCGCGGACTGATGACGTTCCTCTCGGTGGACCA
- the Als2 gene encoding alsin isoform X2 — translation MTNNLRLWNLTKNIEVRTEIQESITKISNIENHLYIQTSSNSLYHGTVQTSENVSYLELDCCEEWKPIDIDCCKDSLYVVDVEGCVFRCTKNLEKCSEICLLEDYHCSRGHTGTKCKMKVNKIAIGEYGQLFVTESGHLWAMGYMPQIGINSETPKKVNFFNGRLVHSVNVGNDFAIAIVSKQTKNDDTDSDEEDVFVSNCPQCLSASQLTSPASQTSISEMCPLGMKLQGSYDIETTSTSSKNDSSVSSNDRKLHHSDDDDDEEKSDTQKVEKNIIFRNTEAAKEFLTRQISRMSSAGEEYLVECTEKPTRIIKENMTNVASFVYEGVKTVGDKVVTLSRHVSGSSDCNSIVENIPEISIPRTVSRDDGVCSLSQCTSEKDVTEGELKDRVGTIVRTGSALINCEVWTWGNIIHGQLGIGDIIKRERPMIITKLSNIGVRKVSVQNYHAAVLTLDGRAYIWGRNDHNQVTMDSNVDQSSPKLYNTNKEERVKDVVCGEYYTALLTNNLNLVYFGKETDKCVDLYSSDTQNNSNDNRIALFRNLLSSLQYTLLNVGDSVDNFFASFLLEEQKFLEEMLVVQAVIVKPLQKKNVNSSNEALYEDLCKTYTELLYLWAANAHSLLEYTNGLISLCDIIVFRYFEEFIFVYKNYISTVFNVISVDGFQNISKLIEISPTLYKQRPDSFTKKEKNNEEHIISTYLLAPLDRLDSYTVTIQNFSKQNADQRCRDIATKWAEFVEEELQKRQQAETTREFWLNSGKAVDYLKSADRRLLRDSHKYPIHLHNASRFSSHWFVLFSDLFVHMNGSTSHLHNLTTIWIEPQQDETSQQYQICLKMPEETLILYTNEAEAKIDWFHALQNAIKTAMNKSEALQPPTVRNGSYVFVKNSGFFKDATYTGRWLNGKMHGNGKLQWNDGKVYTGQFSNNQLSGYGVIEIPNVGIYDGQWKDNQQNGFGVFTYSNTDVYKGHFKDGQPHGHGFLRKGNFMANAASFYIGDWVSGMKNGYGVMDDIVNGEKYIGSWLDNKKHGNGLIVTSDGIYYEGIFNQDVLTGQGVMILEDGTHYEGEFRGTGVLYGKGTLTLPSGHTIDGNLSGSWTEGIKISNGTFARSSEKALPKTFKEFCTPVHQKWKALFKQCHQVLGIPDAGVKNGAKALDTQKIWQNVAVYLSNTSTMKKAKSSGSKFQNSLNHLDIIPPFGREKLDMGTYLEVKSYLSKAFESNFHPLGSLLTDLSEAYTTTYGGRAHPLLLGHAIAELHHICKRLYEIVRFLFPALPTYDKECLVENDNTEEIVNYQSLLYPLILPKVHHPLFTLFTLKNEQQERQYKRTLMEWNKQSDRGLMTFLSVDQKFFKREEQLQYPMSPSPHVFEDAIETLQQLKSTFSPTEKLLVIRQTVEKMTPVAQELLGENYVWNMDDLFPIFLFVVVRARIPDLGSELDFVDNFMDPSLESGELGIMYTTLKASYQQILQEKVSSY, via the exons ATGACAAACAACCTTCGTTTATGGAACCTGACGAAAAACATTGAAGTAAGGACAGAAATCCAAGAGAGCATCACCAAGATAAGCAATATAGAAAACCACCTGTACATCCAAACATCCAGCAATTCTTTATATCATGGAACCGTACAAACCAGCGAAAACGTATCATATCTAGAGTTAGACTGTTGCGAGGAATGGAAGCCCATAGATATAGATTGCTGTAAAGATAGTTTATATGTTGTAGACGTAGAGGGATGTGTGTTTAGGTGCACAAAAAATCTAGAGAAATGTAGCGAGATCTGTTTGCTAGAAGACTACCACTGTTCCCGAGGGCACACGGGGACCAAATGTAAAATGAAAGtcaataaaattgcaataGGAGAGTACGGTCAgctttttgtgacagaatctGGCCACTTGTGGGCGATGGGGTACATGCCCCAGATCGGGATCAACAGCGAGACACCCAAGAAAGTGAACTTTTTCAATGGGAGACTTGTGCACAGCGTGAACGTGGGCAACGACTTCGCCATCGCCATCGTGAGCAAACAGACAAAGAACGACGACACCGACAGCGACGAAGAAGACGTCTTCGTGTCGAACTGCCCCCAGTGCTTGTCCGCCTCCCAGCTGACTTCCCCGGCGTCCCAAACCTCCATCTCCGAAATGTGTCCCCTCGGGATGAAATTACAAG GGAGCTACGATATCGAAACGACCTCTACCAGCAGCAAGAACGACAGCAGCGTCAGCTCGAACGACCGGAAGCTCCACCACagcgacgacgacgacgacgaggaGAAATCGGACACGCAGAAGGTAGAGAAGAACATAATCTTCCGCAACACGGAGGCCGCCAAGGAGTTCCTCACCAGGCAGATATCGCGCATGTCGTCGGCCGGCGAAGAGTACCTCGTCGAGTGCACCGAGAAGCCCACCAGGATCATCAAGGAAAACATGACGAACGTGGCGAGCTTCGTCTACGAGGGGGTCAAGACCGTCGGCGACAAGGTGGTGACGCTGTCGCGACACGTCAGCGGCAGCTCCGACTGCAACAGCATCGTCGAGAACATCCCCGAGATCAGCATCCCGAGGACGGTCTCCAGGGACGACGGCGTCTGCTCGCTCAGCCAGTGTACCTCGGAAAAGGACGTAACGGAGGGCGAGCTCAAGGACAGAGTCGGCACCATCGTCAGGACCGGCTCCGCACTGATCAACTGCGAGGTGTGGACCTGGGGCAACATCATACACGGCCAGCTAG GCATCGGCGACATAATAAAGCGCGAACGTCCCATGATAATAACCAAACTGTCGAACATAGGTGTCCGGAAGGTTTCGGTGCAGAACTACCACGCGGCGGTGCTCACCTTGGACGGGAGGGCGTACATCTGGGGACGGAACGACCACAACCAGGTGACCATGGACAGCAACGTCGACCAGAGCTCCCCCAAACTCTACAACACCAACAAAGAGGAAAGAGTGAAGGACGTGGTGTGCGGCGAGTACTACACCGCCCTGCTCACCAACAACCTCAACCTGGTCTACTTCGGTAAAGAGACCGACAAGTGCGTCGACTTGTACTCCAGTGATACTCAGAATAACTCCAACGACAACAGAATCGCTCTATTTCGCAACCTGTTGTCCAGCCTGCAGTACACCTTGTTGAACGTGGGCGACTCCGTCGACAACTTCTTCGCCAGTTTTCTCCTCGAAGAGCAGAAGTTTCTCGAGGAGATGTTGGTGGTGCAGGCCGTCATCGTCAAGCCTCTGCAGAAGAAGAACGTCAACAGTTCCAACGAGGCCCTGTACGAGGACTTGTGCAAGACTTACACGGAACTGTTGTACTTGTGGGCGGCGAACGCGCACTCGCTGCTCGAGTACACCAACGGACTGATCTCCCTTTGTGATATTATCGTCTTTAGATACTTCGAGGAGTTTATTTTCGTTTACAAGAACTATATCAGCACTGTATTCAACGTGATCAGCGTCGACGGTTTCCAGAACATATCAAAACTAATCGAAATATCACCGACTCTGTACAAGCAGAGGCCGGACAGCTTCACCAAGAAGGAGAAGAACAACGAGGAGCACATAATCTCGACGTATCTTCTGGCTCCTCTGGATCGCCTCGACAGCTACACCGTCACCATCCAGAACTTCAGCAAGCAGAACGCGGACCAGAGGTGCCGTGACATCGCCACCAAGTGGGCGGAGTTCGTCGAGGAGGAGCTCCAGAAGCGGCAACAAGCCGAGACGACCAGAGAGTTCTGGCTCAACTCGGGCAAAGCCGTCGACTATCTGAAATCGGCGGATCGCCGCCTCCTCAGGGACAGTCACAAGTACCCCATCCATTTGCACAACGCCAGTCGCTTCTCCTCGCATTGGTTCGTTCTCTTCTCCGACCTGTTCGTCCACATGAACGGCTCCACTTCGCACCTCCACAACCTCACCACCATATGGATCGAGCCGCAACAAGACGAGACATCTCAGCAGTACCAGATTTGTCTCAAGATGCCCGAAGAGACGCTCATACTGTACACCAACGAGGCCGAGGCGAAGATCGACTGGTTCCACGCCCTACAGAACGCGATCAAGACGGCGATGAACAAAAGCGAAGCGCTGCAACCTCCGACCGTCAGGAACGGAAGTTACGTCTTCGTCAAGAACAGCGGGTTCTTCAAGGACGCCACCTACACCGGAAGGTGGTTGAACGGGAAGATGCATGGGAACGGGAAGTTGCAATGGAACGACGGGAAGGTCTACACCGGACAGTTCAGCAACAATCAGTTGTCAGGTTACGGGGTCATAGAGATTCCCAACGTTG GAATATACGACGGGCAGTGGAAGGACAACCAGCAGAACGGTTTCGGAGTGTTCACCTATTCGAATACGGACGTCTACAAGGGTCACTTCAAAGACGGACAACCCCACGGGCATGGGTTTCTGCGCAAGGGGAATTTCATGGCCAACGCGGCATCCTTCTACATTGGAGATTGGGTGTCGGGGATGAAAAACGGGTACGGAGTCATGGACGACATCGTCAACGGGGAGAAGTACATCGGGAGTTGGTTGGACAACAAGAAACATGGGAACGGGTTGATCGTCACCTCTGATGGGATCTACTACGAAGGCATCTTCAACCAAGACGTCCTCACT GGTCAAGGGGTGATGATCCTGGAGGACGGCACCCATTACGAAGGGGAATTCCGCGGGACGGGCGTCCTCTACGGCAAGGGAACTCTGACGCTCCCATCGGGCCACACGATCGATGGCAACTTGAGCGGTTCCTGGACCGAAGGGATCAAAATCTCGAACGGAACTTTCGCCCGGAGCTCGGAAAAAGCCCTCCCCAAGACGTTCAAAGAGTTCTGCACTCCCGTCCACCAGAAATGGAAAGCCCTGTTCAAGCAGTGCCACCAAGTGTTGGGCATTCCGGACGCCGGAGTGAAGAACGGAGCGAAGGCGTTGGACACGCAGAAGATCTGGCAGAACGTGGCGGTATACCTGTCCAACACCAGTACTATGAAGAAGGCGAAGAGCAGCGGTAGCAAGTTTCAAAACTCGCTCAACCACCTCGACATAATACCGCCGTTCGGACGCGAGAAGTTAGACATGGGGACTTATCTGGAAGTGAAGAGTTATCTGTCCAAG GCGTTCGAGAGCAACTTCCATCCGTTGGGCTCGCTCCTGACCGACCTGTCCGAAGCCTACACCACCACGTACGGGGGGCGAGCCCACCCGCTGCTGCTCGGCCACGCCATCGCCGAACTGCACCACATCTGCAAACGCCTCTACGAGATCGTCCGATTTTTATTCCCGGCGCTTCCCACCTACGACAAGGAGTGCCTCGTCGAAAACGACAACACCGAAGAGATCGTCAACTACCAGTCGCTCCTCTACCCGCTCATCCTGCCCAAAGTCCACCACCCTCTCTTCACCCTCTTCACCCTGAAGAACGAACAACAAGAACGACAATACAAGCGGACGTTGATGGAGTGGAACAAGCAGTCGGACCGCGGACTGATGACGTTCCTCTCGGTGGACCA